In Solenopsis invicta isolate M01_SB chromosome 13, UNIL_Sinv_3.0, whole genome shotgun sequence, one DNA window encodes the following:
- the LOC105202630 gene encoding probable ATP-dependent RNA helicase DDX23 isoform X1 — MPHDKKITRRSRSRDRERERERDRERRDRRRSRSRSKDRKKDRKRSRSRERSRERDRSYERDRSRERDRERSRERRDVKDRSKDEKKRKNSPTLTEDDLKKDLKGDTKKEEEDAEDRAKLVKKEPLSLEELLAKKKAEEEARAKPKFLTKEERAALALAKRQQEVEAIRKQQEEERKLSHGDNTGKEREWDDRDSRRRDGQRLRDEDIKDKDKEKEVEAIKERYLGLIKKKRRVRRLNDRKFVFDWDTSEDTSVDYNNIYKERHQVQFFGRGNLAGIDIKAQKRDQSKFYGELLEKRRTEAEKEQEKMRLKKVKRKEEKQKWDDRHWSEKALNEMTERDWRIFREDYNITIKGGRIPDPIRSWKESGFPKEILDIIDKVGYKDLTPIQRQAIPIGLQNRDIIGVAETGSGKTLAFLIPLLLWITSLPKIERLEEADQGPYSIILAPTRELAQQIEEETNKFGQPLGIRTVVVVGGLSREEQGFRLRMGCEIVIATPGRLIDVLENRYLVLNQCTYIVLDEADRMIDMGFEPDVQKILEYMPVTNLKPDNEDAENEEKLLANYNTKKKYRQTVMFTATMPPAVERLARTYLRRPAVVYIGSVGKPTERTEQIVHIMGEADKRKKLMEILSRGVEPPVIIFVNQKKGADVLARGLEKLGYNACTLHGGKGQEQREYALASLKSGSKDILVATDVAGRGIDIKDVSMVINYDMAKTIEDYTHRIGRTGRAGKAGLAISFCTKDDSHLFYDLKQTILASPISTCPPELLNHPDAQHKPGTVVTKKRREEKIFA, encoded by the exons ATGCCGCACGACAAGAAGATCACCCGGCGTAGCCGATCTCGGGACCGTGAGCGGGAACGTGAACGCGATCGGGAGCGACGTGACCGTCGGCGTTCCAGGAGTCGCTCCAAGGATCGTAAGAAGGATCGAAAGCGATCTAGGTCAAGGGAACGATCGCGAGAGCGCGATAGATCATATGAGCGGGACAGATCGCGGGAACGGGATCGCGAGCGCTCGAGGGAGCGTCGCGATGTCAAGGACAGATCTAAGGATGAGAAAAAGCGTAAGAACAGTCCTACGCTCACCGAGGACGATTTGAAGAAGGACTTGAAGGGTGACACTAAAAAGGAGGAAGAAGACGCGGAAGATAGGGCCAAATTGGTTAAGAAAGAGCCATTGAGTTTGGAAGAGCTGTTGGCTAAGAAGAAGGCAGAGGAGGAAGCTCGAGCCAAGCCCAAGTTTCTCACCAAAGAGGAACGAGCGGCTTTGGCGTTGGCGAAGCGCCAACAAGAAGTAGAGGCGATTAGAAAGCAACAGGAAGAGGAGCGCAAGCTTTCTCATGGCGATAATACTGGCAAGGAGAGGGAATGGGATGATAGAGACAG TAGAAGGAGAGATGGACAACGTTTGCGTGATGAGGATATCAaggataaagataaagaaaaggaaGTGGAGGCTATCAAGGAGCGTTACTTGggtctgataaaaaaaaagcggCGAGTTAGAAGGTTGAATGATAGAAAATTTGTCTTTGATTGGGACACTTCAGAAGATACCTCAGTggattataacaatatttacaaGGAGAGACATCAAGTGCAATTTTTTGGTAGAGGCAACCTTGCGGGTATTGATATTAAAGCGCAAAAACGGGATCAGAGCAAATTTTATGGTGAATTGTTAGAGAAGAGACGTACAGAGGCTGAGAAGGAGCAAGAGAA AATGAGATTGAAGAAAGTGAAACGAAAGGAAGAGAAACAAAAATGGGACGATCGACACTGGTCTGAAAAAGCCTTGAACGAGATGACTGAACGTGACTGGCGTATCTTCAGGGAGGACTACAACATCACGATAAAAGGTGGTCGCATTCCTGACCCCATTCGTTCCTGGAAGGAGTCTGGTTTTCCAAAAGAAATTCTGGACATTATTGATAAAGTTGGCTATAAGGATCTCACGCCTATTCAACGACAGGCTATTCCTATCGGTCTACAGAATCGCGATATCATCGGCGTTGCTGAAACTGGCTCAGGAAAAACTTTAGCCTTTCTAATTCCTTTGTTACTATGGATTACTAGCTTGCCAAAAATTGAGAGGCTCGAGGAGGCGGATCAAGGACCCTACAGTATTATCTTGGCACCTACTCg TGAGTTAGCGCAACAAATTGAAGAAGAAACCAATAAATTTGGCCAGCCGTTGGGTATCCGAACTGTTGTGGTGGTGGGTGGTCTATCGAGAGAAGAGCAAGGTTTCAGATTGCGAATGGGTTGTGAG attGTTATTGCTACACCTGGTCGATTAATAGACGTTTTAGAAAATCGATATCTTGTTTTAAATCAATGTACTTACATTGTATTGGACGAGGCCGACAGGATGATAGATATGGGTTTTGAGCCag atgttCAGAAAATTTTGGAGTATATGCCTGTAACAAATTTGAAGCCGGATAATGAAGATGCAGAAAATGAAGAGAAACTTTTGGCCAACTAcaatacaaaaaagaaatacagaCAA ACGGTGATGTTCACCGCTACAATGCCACCTGCTGTTGAACGGCTTGCTAGGACTTACCTCAGGAGGCCAGCAGTAGTGTATATAGGTAGCGTCGGTAAGCCGACAGAACGTACTGAGCAGATAGTTCATATAATGGGCGAAGCTGACAAGCGAAAGAAACTTATGGAGATACTCAGCAGAGGTGTCGAGCCGCCAGTCATTATATTCGTTAATCAAAAGAAGGGTGCGGATGTCTTGGCAAGAGGCTTGGAAAAATTAGGA TACAATGCTTGTACTTTACATGGTGGCAAAGGCCAGGAACAGCGTGAGTACGCTCTGGCATCTCTTAAGAGCGGAAGCAAAGATATCTTGGTGGCCACTGACGTTGCAGGACGAGGTATCGACATCAAGGACGTATCGATGGTTATTAACTATGACATGGCTAAAACCATTGAAG ATTACACACATAGGATTGGTCGAACGGGTCGCGCTGGCAAAGCTGGCCTCGCTATTTCTTTTTGCACGAAGGATGATAGTCATTTGTTTTATGATCTTAAGCAAACAATACTTGCCAGCCCAATATCTACTTGCCCGCCAGAGTTGCTTAATCATCCAGATGCCCAACATAAGCCTGGAACGGTGGTTACAAAAAAACGACGAGAAGAGAAGATCTTTGCCTAA
- the LOC105202630 gene encoding probable ATP-dependent RNA helicase DDX23 isoform X2: MPHDKKITRRSRSRDRERERERDRERRDRRRSRSRSKDRKKDRKRSRSRERSRERDRSYERDRSRERDRERSRERRDVKDRSKDEKKRKNSPTLTEDDLKKDLKGDTKKEEEDAEDRAKLVKKEPLSLEELLAKKKAEEEARAKPKFLTKEERAALALAKRQQEVEAIRKQQEEERKLSHGDNTGKEREWDDRDRRRDGQRLRDEDIKDKDKEKEVEAIKERYLGLIKKKRRVRRLNDRKFVFDWDTSEDTSVDYNNIYKERHQVQFFGRGNLAGIDIKAQKRDQSKFYGELLEKRRTEAEKEQEKMRLKKVKRKEEKQKWDDRHWSEKALNEMTERDWRIFREDYNITIKGGRIPDPIRSWKESGFPKEILDIIDKVGYKDLTPIQRQAIPIGLQNRDIIGVAETGSGKTLAFLIPLLLWITSLPKIERLEEADQGPYSIILAPTRELAQQIEEETNKFGQPLGIRTVVVVGGLSREEQGFRLRMGCEIVIATPGRLIDVLENRYLVLNQCTYIVLDEADRMIDMGFEPDVQKILEYMPVTNLKPDNEDAENEEKLLANYNTKKKYRQTVMFTATMPPAVERLARTYLRRPAVVYIGSVGKPTERTEQIVHIMGEADKRKKLMEILSRGVEPPVIIFVNQKKGADVLARGLEKLGYNACTLHGGKGQEQREYALASLKSGSKDILVATDVAGRGIDIKDVSMVINYDMAKTIEDYTHRIGRTGRAGKAGLAISFCTKDDSHLFYDLKQTILASPISTCPPELLNHPDAQHKPGTVVTKKRREEKIFA; the protein is encoded by the exons ATGCCGCACGACAAGAAGATCACCCGGCGTAGCCGATCTCGGGACCGTGAGCGGGAACGTGAACGCGATCGGGAGCGACGTGACCGTCGGCGTTCCAGGAGTCGCTCCAAGGATCGTAAGAAGGATCGAAAGCGATCTAGGTCAAGGGAACGATCGCGAGAGCGCGATAGATCATATGAGCGGGACAGATCGCGGGAACGGGATCGCGAGCGCTCGAGGGAGCGTCGCGATGTCAAGGACAGATCTAAGGATGAGAAAAAGCGTAAGAACAGTCCTACGCTCACCGAGGACGATTTGAAGAAGGACTTGAAGGGTGACACTAAAAAGGAGGAAGAAGACGCGGAAGATAGGGCCAAATTGGTTAAGAAAGAGCCATTGAGTTTGGAAGAGCTGTTGGCTAAGAAGAAGGCAGAGGAGGAAGCTCGAGCCAAGCCCAAGTTTCTCACCAAAGAGGAACGAGCGGCTTTGGCGTTGGCGAAGCGCCAACAAGAAGTAGAGGCGATTAGAAAGCAACAGGAAGAGGAGCGCAAGCTTTCTCATGGCGATAATACTGGCAAGGAGAGGGAATGGGATGATAGAGACAG AAGGAGAGATGGACAACGTTTGCGTGATGAGGATATCAaggataaagataaagaaaaggaaGTGGAGGCTATCAAGGAGCGTTACTTGggtctgataaaaaaaaagcggCGAGTTAGAAGGTTGAATGATAGAAAATTTGTCTTTGATTGGGACACTTCAGAAGATACCTCAGTggattataacaatatttacaaGGAGAGACATCAAGTGCAATTTTTTGGTAGAGGCAACCTTGCGGGTATTGATATTAAAGCGCAAAAACGGGATCAGAGCAAATTTTATGGTGAATTGTTAGAGAAGAGACGTACAGAGGCTGAGAAGGAGCAAGAGAA AATGAGATTGAAGAAAGTGAAACGAAAGGAAGAGAAACAAAAATGGGACGATCGACACTGGTCTGAAAAAGCCTTGAACGAGATGACTGAACGTGACTGGCGTATCTTCAGGGAGGACTACAACATCACGATAAAAGGTGGTCGCATTCCTGACCCCATTCGTTCCTGGAAGGAGTCTGGTTTTCCAAAAGAAATTCTGGACATTATTGATAAAGTTGGCTATAAGGATCTCACGCCTATTCAACGACAGGCTATTCCTATCGGTCTACAGAATCGCGATATCATCGGCGTTGCTGAAACTGGCTCAGGAAAAACTTTAGCCTTTCTAATTCCTTTGTTACTATGGATTACTAGCTTGCCAAAAATTGAGAGGCTCGAGGAGGCGGATCAAGGACCCTACAGTATTATCTTGGCACCTACTCg TGAGTTAGCGCAACAAATTGAAGAAGAAACCAATAAATTTGGCCAGCCGTTGGGTATCCGAACTGTTGTGGTGGTGGGTGGTCTATCGAGAGAAGAGCAAGGTTTCAGATTGCGAATGGGTTGTGAG attGTTATTGCTACACCTGGTCGATTAATAGACGTTTTAGAAAATCGATATCTTGTTTTAAATCAATGTACTTACATTGTATTGGACGAGGCCGACAGGATGATAGATATGGGTTTTGAGCCag atgttCAGAAAATTTTGGAGTATATGCCTGTAACAAATTTGAAGCCGGATAATGAAGATGCAGAAAATGAAGAGAAACTTTTGGCCAACTAcaatacaaaaaagaaatacagaCAA ACGGTGATGTTCACCGCTACAATGCCACCTGCTGTTGAACGGCTTGCTAGGACTTACCTCAGGAGGCCAGCAGTAGTGTATATAGGTAGCGTCGGTAAGCCGACAGAACGTACTGAGCAGATAGTTCATATAATGGGCGAAGCTGACAAGCGAAAGAAACTTATGGAGATACTCAGCAGAGGTGTCGAGCCGCCAGTCATTATATTCGTTAATCAAAAGAAGGGTGCGGATGTCTTGGCAAGAGGCTTGGAAAAATTAGGA TACAATGCTTGTACTTTACATGGTGGCAAAGGCCAGGAACAGCGTGAGTACGCTCTGGCATCTCTTAAGAGCGGAAGCAAAGATATCTTGGTGGCCACTGACGTTGCAGGACGAGGTATCGACATCAAGGACGTATCGATGGTTATTAACTATGACATGGCTAAAACCATTGAAG ATTACACACATAGGATTGGTCGAACGGGTCGCGCTGGCAAAGCTGGCCTCGCTATTTCTTTTTGCACGAAGGATGATAGTCATTTGTTTTATGATCTTAAGCAAACAATACTTGCCAGCCCAATATCTACTTGCCCGCCAGAGTTGCTTAATCATCCAGATGCCCAACATAAGCCTGGAACGGTGGTTACAAAAAAACGACGAGAAGAGAAGATCTTTGCCTAA
- the LOC105202629 gene encoding prostatic acid phosphatase isoform X2 — protein sequence MQSINNYERGCSVLATMLMVVLSLPMISCVWDCCSRSTFHRQSQYAKENSSFFCLLMLLWYMCPRYAQLRSSVNDMPEIRKIHQDNKQLFAELSNFTGMPFTTVDNVASFYDLLIAKESMNLALPAWTKDYYPDKLKPLYLLGEQLYTYNDELRRLQGGIMLKKFIDNMQAKKKGTLLPKKRKMFMYLGHDITVVSLLNTMHIWYDQIPYYNIMVIIELHKHKGKWNVQIFLRNTTAHEPYPMTIPGCTVACPLEKFVEILKPLIPDNLEEECKIDDSNYKIPPPPYL from the exons atgcaaagCATTAACAATTATGAACGTGGATGTTCCGTTTTGGCTACGATGTTGATGGTTGTTCTGAGTCTACCCATGATTTCTTGCGTTTGGGATTGTTGTAGtagatccacttttcatcgccaaTCACAATACGCCAAAGaaaactcttcttttttttgcctG CTTATGTTATTGTGGTATATGTGCCCGAGATATGCTCAACTACGTTCTTCAGTGAATGACATGCCGGAAATCCGAAAAATACATCAAGACAATAAACAATTGTTCGCAGAACTCTCAAACTTCACAGGCATGCCATTTACGACTGTCGACAATGTCGCCTCATTTTATGACTTGTTAATAGCCAAG GAAAGCATGAATTTAGCTTTACCAGCATGGACGAAGGACTATTATCCCGATAAACTAAAACCTTTATATTTACTTGGTGAACAGCTTTACACATACAACGATGAATTACGCAGATTGCAAGGTGGTattatgttgaaaaaatttatcgaCAATATGCAAGCGAAAAAAAAGGGCACTCTTCTGCCCaagaagagaaaaatgtttatgtatcTCGGTCATGATATCACTGTCGTTTCCCTGCTGAACACGATGCATATTTGGTACGATCAAATTCCCTATTATAATATCATGGTTATAATAGAGCTGCACAAGCACAAGGGCAAATGGAACGTTCAG ATATTTCTAAGGAATACAACAGCTCACGAACCATATCCAATGACAATACCTGGATGCACTGTTGCATGTCctcttgaaaaatttgttgaaatctTGAAACCGTTGATACCAGATAATTTGGAAGAAGAGTGTAAGATCGATGATAGTAACTATAAAATTCCACCTCCACCatatctataa
- the LOC105202629 gene encoding prostatic acid phosphatase isoform X1 → MDPYGWGQLTDAGRKNQYNQGLFLRKRYNSFLGSMYHPDIFYLQSTSRDRTKMSGMLEAAALWYPNDRQTFKVDLPWQPVTLSYQEFEQDTLMLLWYMCPRYAQLRSSVNDMPEIRKIHQDNKQLFAELSNFTGMPFTTVDNVASFYDLLIAKESMNLALPAWTKDYYPDKLKPLYLLGEQLYTYNDELRRLQGGIMLKKFIDNMQAKKKGTLLPKKRKMFMYLGHDITVVSLLNTMHIWYDQIPYYNIMVIIELHKHKGKWNVQIFLRNTTAHEPYPMTIPGCTVACPLEKFVEILKPLIPDNLEEECKIDDSNYKIPPPPYL, encoded by the exons ATGGACCCATATGGTTGGGGTCAGCTAACAGAC gcAGGAAGAAAGAATCAATACAATCAAGGATTGTTCCTACGAAAGCGTTACAATAGCTTTCTAGGTTCGATGTATCACCCTGACATATTCTATTTGCAATCTACCAGTCGTGATCGTACAAAAATGTCAGGCATGTTGGAGGCCGCTGCTCTGTGGTATCCTAATGATAGACAAACGTTCAAAGTTGATCTGCCTTGGCAGCCAGTCACACTGTCCTATCAGGAATTTGAACAAGACACG CTTATGTTATTGTGGTATATGTGCCCGAGATATGCTCAACTACGTTCTTCAGTGAATGACATGCCGGAAATCCGAAAAATACATCAAGACAATAAACAATTGTTCGCAGAACTCTCAAACTTCACAGGCATGCCATTTACGACTGTCGACAATGTCGCCTCATTTTATGACTTGTTAATAGCCAAG GAAAGCATGAATTTAGCTTTACCAGCATGGACGAAGGACTATTATCCCGATAAACTAAAACCTTTATATTTACTTGGTGAACAGCTTTACACATACAACGATGAATTACGCAGATTGCAAGGTGGTattatgttgaaaaaatttatcgaCAATATGCAAGCGAAAAAAAAGGGCACTCTTCTGCCCaagaagagaaaaatgtttatgtatcTCGGTCATGATATCACTGTCGTTTCCCTGCTGAACACGATGCATATTTGGTACGATCAAATTCCCTATTATAATATCATGGTTATAATAGAGCTGCACAAGCACAAGGGCAAATGGAACGTTCAG ATATTTCTAAGGAATACAACAGCTCACGAACCATATCCAATGACAATACCTGGATGCACTGTTGCATGTCctcttgaaaaatttgttgaaatctTGAAACCGTTGATACCAGATAATTTGGAAGAAGAGTGTAAGATCGATGATAGTAACTATAAAATTCCACCTCCACCatatctataa